In Candidatus Syntrophosphaera sp., the genomic stretch TTTCTACCGCACACCGGGGACCAACGAAGGCTTCATGAGCTCCGACCGCAGCGTGGGGGGCTTTGAGAACATCTATCAGCTCAATTTCACCTACGCCTTGCCACCCAGCTATCTGGTGCGCGATTCCACCGGCAACGTGCAGTCTGTGGAAGTCGGGCTGGAACGCCCCACTTTGGCCCAGTCTCTGAGCCCGGATAGCGTTTTGGCCAGGATAGACGAGACTTTGGGCGTGCTAGACCTCGGACTGAGGCAAACCGGCGAATTCCGGCCCCCTCTTCCGGAAAGGACCGTGATCCCGGAACGGGTTACCGAACCGGTCGTCCCGGCACCCGCGCCAGCTCAAACCCCAGTGCAGCCAATAGTCCAGACTCCGGCTGAGTCTCCGGACCAAGCTTCTGAGGAACCACCGGTGCTGACTGAATTGCCGCCTCTGGTCAGCATTTCAGGCTTTGTCCTGGACCAGAAAGGGGGCCCGGTGAGCGCTGAAGTGGAAATTTCCTGCATCGTGGACGGATTGCGGACCCGGGAAGTTGGCCCCACGGACGACAAGGGTGCCTATGAGCTAATCCTGCCCCGCGCGGTTACTTATTCCGTGGTGGTCAACGCGAGCGGCCATCTGCTCCATGCGCAGGAACTTATCCATGCCACTGATGCAGATGCGCTTGGCCTGGACATAACGCTGCAAAAGCTCGATCTGAAAGAGCCGGCAGCTTTCGCGCCCATCCTCTTTGCCTACGAAAGTTCCGTCCTGGACGAAAAAGCCACGGCCAGTCTGGACGACGTGGTCTTGACCCTGCTGAACAACGCCAAACTCAAGCTCAACATATACGGCCACGCCCTGGATGGAGGAACTGCCGCCTACAACAAGGAACTCTCGGAAAAGAGGGCTCGGGCCGTGGTCGATTACCTGATCTCCAAAGGGATCGAAAAGAAGCGTCTGAGCTGGAAAAGTTACGGCAGCACAAGGCCTTACAACTCCGCGATCTCTGAAACCCAAAAAGTGAGGAACCGCCGCGTGGAGATCGAGGTGAAGAGCTAAGTTCATCCTCCGCAAGAAATTGTTAACTCAGTGGTGCCGTGTTTAAGCGGCATCTTTTTCTATCCGCTTCGGCAAGGATCTCAAGCAAATCTGCCCCAGTTTCATGCCCAGCATGCAATTGATTGCCAGCCAATAACTTGGGAAGATCGCCAACCCGCCGCCCCCATATCGCTCCCCTTATCAATACGGTGTCAATACGGACTCATTACGGACAAAGTCCGTAATGAGTCCGTAATGATAGCGCAATGATCAGGAGAGCGGAGCCAAGGGCGAAGGGGTGAAGAGGAGGGAAACGCCCATCAGGCCTGATCAGGGGGATGATAATGCTTTTTTGGAGGC encodes the following:
- a CDS encoding OmpA family protein; protein product: MSSDRSVGGFENIYQLNFTYALPPSYLVRDSTGNVQSVEVGLERPTLAQSLSPDSVLARIDETLGVLDLGLRQTGEFRPPLPERTVIPERVTEPVVPAPAPAQTPVQPIVQTPAESPDQASEEPPVLTELPPLVSISGFVLDQKGGPVSAEVEISCIVDGLRTREVGPTDDKGAYELILPRAVTYSVVVNASGHLLHAQELIHATDADALGLDITLQKLDLKEPAAFAPILFAYESSVLDEKATASLDDVVLTLLNNAKLKLNIYGHALDGGTAAYNKELSEKRARAVVDYLISKGIEKKRLSWKSYGSTRPYNSAISETQKVRNRRVEIEVKS